From one Halosimplex rubrum genomic stretch:
- a CDS encoding helix-turn-helix transcriptional regulator, whose translation MLRRIELEVLATVDRGDTISELATKLDHSESYLSRAVADLVEKGLVYTERDGRRKRVIPSDARAVELYQDLVRQHSHIDFPELLTGKALEVLYYLDQPRTVSEIADRSDNYRNTVNRVLKRFRDRGLVGTADGRYEFNADFDRLHEFTRELAHHLHRQRLEAVAPKGTILWEDYDEFLAQTETEIDAEAFHETGLARFAAFDLQFLLTGHRYYFHSEDLDAVSPAELCCHTLLIDDGSRHRSYCLLLLSHVDVDEEDLREQAAKYGLEDEIDALLRYLETYGEVDDEQLPEWDEFQELAADYAVPLPQ comes from the coding sequence GTGCTCCGGCGCATCGAACTCGAGGTCCTCGCCACGGTCGACCGTGGCGACACGATCTCCGAACTCGCGACGAAGCTCGACCACAGCGAGAGTTACCTCTCTCGTGCCGTCGCCGACCTCGTCGAGAAGGGACTCGTCTACACGGAACGCGACGGCCGGCGAAAACGAGTCATCCCGTCAGACGCTCGTGCCGTCGAGCTCTATCAGGACCTCGTTCGTCAGCACTCCCACATCGACTTCCCCGAACTGCTGACGGGCAAGGCACTCGAAGTGCTGTACTACCTCGACCAGCCGCGAACCGTCTCCGAGATCGCCGACCGGAGCGACAACTACCGCAACACGGTCAACCGGGTCCTCAAGCGGTTTCGCGACCGTGGGCTCGTCGGGACGGCCGACGGCCGCTACGAGTTCAACGCCGATTTCGACCGCCTCCACGAGTTCACCCGTGAACTCGCACACCATCTACATCGCCAGCGCCTCGAAGCCGTCGCCCCGAAGGGCACGATTCTCTGGGAGGACTACGACGAATTCCTCGCCCAGACCGAGACGGAAATCGACGCAGAGGCGTTCCACGAAACCGGCCTCGCTCGGTTCGCGGCCTTCGACCTCCAATTCCTGCTCACCGGCCATCGCTACTACTTCCACTCCGAGGATCTCGACGCAGTCTCGCCGGCGGAACTTTGCTGTCACACGCTACTGATCGACGACGGCAGCCGCCACCGCTCGTACTGTCTCCTCCTGCTCAGCCACGTCGACGTCGACGAGGAGGACCTCCGAGAGCAGGCGGCGAAATATGGTCTCGAAGACGAAATCGACGCCTTGCTGCGCTACCTCGAGACGTACGGGGAGGTTGATGACGAGCAGCTCCCGGAGTGGGATGAGTTCCAGGAGCTGGCGGCTGACTACGCGGTGCCACTACCACAATGA